In the Hippoglossus stenolepis isolate QCI-W04-F060 chromosome 14, HSTE1.2, whole genome shotgun sequence genome, one interval contains:
- the hyi gene encoding putative hydroxypyruvate isomerase, with translation MAPLKFCANISWLFTEMPDFSHRIHAAASAGFQAVEAGWLYDSDLKELQRAKAAAGVEVVLINTPPGDVKAGDLGLGAVPGREAEFRQGLVIAIEYAKALDCKRIHLMAGRIPVGSHRKAVVKEMEAIFVQNLTYAADILSKEGITGLIEPINTRITDPRYFLDCPHQAAVILGKVGKPNIKLQMDIFHWQIMDGNLTQNIKKYFPIIGHIQIAQVPGRNEPDSAGELNYNYLFNTLENYGYLGYIGCEYKPLGSTKEGLGWIKDYWTQQVTTR, from the exons ATGGCTCCGCTGAAGTTCTGTGCTAATATTTCCTGGCTGTTCACGGAGATGCCAGACTTCAGTCATAGAATACACGCCGCTGCCTCGGCTGGCTTCCAGGCTGTGGAGGCAGGCTGGCTCTACGACTCCGACTTGAAGGAGCTACAGAGGGCCAAAGCGGCTGCAGGCGTGGAGGTGGTCCTTATCAACACTCCGCCCG gagaTGTGAAGGCAGGTGATCTTGGTCTTGGAGCAGTTCCTGGAAGAGAGGCAGAGTTCAGGCAGGGTCTGGTTATTGCTATAGAGTACGCAAAAGCTTTGGACTGCAAAAG GATCCACCTGATGGCAGGAAGGATTCCTGTAGGTTCACACAGGAAAGCGGTTGTCAAGGAGATGGAGGCCATCTTTGTACAGAACCTTACCTATGCTGCTGATATCCTGTCAAAA GAAGGAATCACTGGATTGATTGAACCAATCAACACAAGGATTACAGATCCCAGGTATTTTCTGGATTGTCCTCATCAAG cGGCTGTTATACTGGGTAAAGTTGGAAAGCCAAACATCAAGCTGCAAATG GATATCTTTCACTGGCAAATAATGGATGGTAACCTGACACAGAACATCAAAAAGTATTTCCCTATAATTg GTCATATACAGATTGCTCAGGTTCCCGGCAGGAACGAGCCTGACAGTGCAGGAGAGCTCAACTACAACTACCTGTTCAACACACTGGAAAACTATGGCTACCTGGGATACATTGGCTGTGAATACAAGCCACTAG GCTCCACAAAGGAAGGTCTGGGTTGGATCAAAGATTACTGGACACAGCAAGTGACGACCAGGTGA